The Leishmania mexicana MHOM/GT/2001/U1103 complete genome, chromosome 31 DNA segment cccggGTGGGCTGCAAGGCTAGCAGGACCACTCCCAACAGCGCCGCGCAGCGGGAAACGGCGCGAAGCGGAAACACCGCTGGGTAGCGGCTCTtcagccgccaccacacgGGCATCGTCAGAAGCGCGTATGTCGCACAGCACGTGCCGGCGGCAATGTGAAGCAGCTCCGACTCTGCGACGTAGCTCTGTGTAACAAATTCGTAGGCAGCGCGCTGCACGTTGCGGATTGTCAGCagagacagcagcagcgccagcgtggCGTATGTGTACAgcatcctcctcgctgcctccATCTTGatgcgacggcggtgctcaATCTCGAATGAGGCGACGAGGTAGCCGGCGAAGAGGGCGATCCACCACCCGCCCGTGATCTCGGCCATGAGGAGCCATGCGCGGGCCGTCTCCATCCCATCACGCACAGTCAGCTCCGCTGCGTAGTACGCACTCGTCACTTCGACCAGAAAAGTGAAGAACTTGGCGACAAAGCAAGACGCGATGAGCACCGCCGAGTACACCGTCAGAGCGCCGTTTCTGTACATGCGGCACGGCACGGCAACGCCCACCGCACTCGTGAGCACGACAAGCACCGCCGGGTAGGCGCCCTCCTCTTTCTGCGAGTAGAGGACGTGCTCAACGAAGGTGAGCTGCAGTGCAAGCAGGAAGAGAGCAATCGTCACTGGCGTCTTGCTGGgcgagaaggagagagtgAAACTCATGCAGCCGAGCACGTAGCACCACAGCACGCTCACCCCCAGCACCGGCGTTGGCACTACCGTCGTCTCACCGAAAACGCGCAGGTCCATCACGATGAAGGAGTACGTGCGGTACATCCACCACAGTAGCATCAGGCTAGTGAAGACAGTGAAGGTGAACATCGGGCCGCCGTTCGTACGGTCCATGAGGAACACGTTAAAGGCGATGATGGAGAGCACACTAGGTAAGTAGAGCACACCCGGTGCACTCGTCAAGACGCACAGAATGACGGACACCGCGCAGCTGccaagcagcaccggcatgcgccgcagcagatACTTGCCCTTCGtcacgtcgccgccgcggctgtcgACATCGAGGAGCCACTTGATCTCGATGCCGACGTACACAGCGATGTAGAAGGCAATCAGCAGCAGAATGGCGTTGAAAGGGAAGGCAACGCCAGAGAACAGGTACGAGTAGCGCGAGTTGAGGAGGCGGTAGGCGCCCCAATGCACCCCAACGATAGAGACAGTGGCCAGCACGGGTATGCGGAAGGCCGCGACGAGGTCAAGAAGCCCGAGCGGGTCGTATTCGAGCTGCTGCAACAGCGAGTAGGTCTCTtccggcggcgacgccaggAACCAGAGACTGTGCAGTGGCGAAATGCAGAAGTACGCGATGCCTCCGCAGACGAGGCCGACCGAATTCAGCGTATTCGCGATCGCGTGGTCCACCCAGTTGCTCTGGAAGGCGTTGTACACTGCGACAGGAAGGAACAAAACAAGGCAGCTGAAGACGAGTGCCTCCACCTGCTCATTCAGTTGCATTGGCGCACCGCAGGCGGACGAGGTCGAGTCGACAGACGCCCCGTCAtcaacgccgccggcgccgtcaccaccCGCGTGCGCGGCTTTCGCCTGACCATCCCCGTCACCGACGACCCTCCGTCTCGCGTGGGCCCCAGCATCCCCCATGGCATCCGACTCCAggtgctgatgctgctggtCTGGCTgcaccaacgccgccgcggcgccagcagcactCTCCGGAGACACCAGCACGAGAAAGCTGCTTTTGAGGGGGCAGTAGAAGAAGTGGTGCAGCGTGCACAGCGCAACGAAAAAGAAGACCGGCGCGCGGCGGGAGCCGACGAGGCCAGTGATCGTcgtcagcagcggtggcaggcAGAGCACAGGGCCAACCGCGAACACGAACCGCTCCAGCGCACACAGGACATTTGGAAATGTCTCCTGCACCCAGCGAAAGTGCTGGATagcggccgccaccacaaCCATGAGAACGCCGCCCAAGTCCGCAATCATTAGCATGGGGCCAAAcgacgtggccgccgcgTGGATGTTAGAGAGGAGAAGCGTCGCCGAGAACacgccggcggtgccgagCAGGACTAAGACAGTGGTGCGATGGTAGCAAAGATAGTCGGAGATgtacagcagcaccaccccGCAAAGCAACGTCGTGAAGGCAAAGGTGGACATGAGAGGAAGGACGCCGAACAGCgtagagaggaagaggagcacgAGCCTCTTCACATGGCAGGGTGAGCCGATCAGGAACTCTacgtgctgccgctgggcCGCGCGAGAGGATATCAATGACGCCGTGCCGCCCCtcgcagcggccgcaccTGCAGTCGACAGATGTCGAGCAGCGTTCTCTCGTGCGTaaccgtcgtcgtcgttttGCCCCTCGTGGCCGCGGTGCGCCGGCTGCTGTACCTTACCGTACAGCTGCTCGTAccgcctctccgtctcccgcTTTAGCTGTGTTTGCAACCAGTGCTGCGAGGTGGCCGCGATGGCCTCGTCCACGACCTCCtcacgcgccgcctcgcgcggAATGTACGCATTGGTGTTCCGCTGCTggtgaggtggcggtggcggctgcggcggcgtcagtgccacgtgctgctgctgctgcgaatACCCGCCGTACTCAGGATAGGCTGGTGACGGGCTAGTCACGGCCGCGAAGCCGTATGAACCAGACGGCGCCAGTGACGatgccgccgtggcagcaTGGTTACCGAGGCTACCCCCGTTCGTGTCGCCCATGTACATAGGGAACGACGGCGGGTAGCCAGGCTGTGGCTGCCTTGAATACGGAGCCGCTGGATAAGACAGGTACGCCGTGGTTGCAGCATCATGGGGGCTGGTTGAATGGGCGAAAGTTGGCAGGCTACCtcggctgtgaggcgggCGCTCCGCTGTAGCGCCCCCAAGCGACGGAATCGGAGCTTCGGGCCCTGTTGAATGGGACATGGCGGGAACGATTGAGAAAGtgagaaaggggggaggacgcTACAACCGCACAGACTCAAGCGCACGCGAGCGCTGCCACGAGGAAAAGCGagtggagaggagaggagagaatgAAAAGGTAAAACGAGGCCGCGATAAGACGGGAGAGTAACGAATACGCGAACAAGCAAAAACGGACTTGAGGAGGGCGCGCACCCCTCAAACGgatcgcacacacgcaggcacgtgTACAATGCCCACGAACacgcgaggggagagagcggcggaTCGGTTGGTGCGTCTGTACTGCCCCTTGTATTGTTTCTTATTCTTTCTTACAAAGACTTGAGTCGCAGGAcggagggaaaggggaggggcgcaaAAGGAAAGTGTTGTGACACACAGGCACCCCATGCaagcgaggaggtggacgtgtgcgtatgtgaccacatatatatacatgcatgattgtgtgtgtgtgtgtgtgtatgcatgttGCGCGAGGTTGTAGAAAGTAATGAGCAAGCGCAGGTGCACATTACGGAAACGCGATAGAGAAGAGTGCAGGCGTGAATGACggcggaggggaagggggaggggaatgCGAAAGCAGCGGAGAGTGTAGCATGTATACACAGGGAGGACACTGCCGTAGTCGCGGAAGAGGGCACCCGCACAAAAGAGGAGACCGCCGTTCCGGTTCGGCCACCTCGAGactggagagagagaggggggcggagagaCGACGGCATTGTCTCTCTTCTACGGAGGTGCGCTCACCCACGCACCGTTTAACCTTCCCTGTAgtcaagcacacgcacacaggcaaaAGTGGTGTGGCACCGCGTCTTCCGGCTTTGCCGTCAAAGAGACGCGGTGAGGTGGTGCATGTTTGGTCATTGTCGTTTGCTTAGAAGAGATATACACGCACGTCCTGCACCCCTTCTGTGCGTCGCCGTCCGTAACCACCGAGAAGGCGCGCAAGAGGCCTCTGGCCTGAGTGTGTCCTCGTCTTTCCGTCTCAACATGCTCCCAAATCTCGAGGAGAGACAGATGCACAGtcgcaccggcacacacaggcgcccATGGCCTTCCCCTTCCCGTGGGCAAAACTACACAGCGATGGAAAGAGCAGCATTCGTGAGCGCGTCCCCCTACAACaccacacgcagagagagccTTCTGCGACGGGAAAACGCGCACGCGAAAGCcacgagagaggagaggggcgggggtggggatAAGCGGAGCGCATTACACGAGTGAAAATAGAAGAACACAAGCGCGCATGCGCAACAAGTCCTCCGCAAACCGGCGGGCATCGTccgaaggagagagaagacacAGATACGCACACGCGAGCCAGGGGAAAAGAGATGcgagaagcagagagagggagggagggagggcggatGCAAGCAAGAGCATGTGCATTGCATCGCGTCCGATACAGAAAACGGTGTCTGCGTGCAAGCATGTCCAGGGGTGCATGCCTCAccgacctcctcctcatgcCTTTCACTTCCATCTTTTCCTTGTCTTAGCCCTCCTCATATGCGCTTGTTAAAATTATGCACGTGATCGACGCCAGAGCAACAACAGCCAACAATACACACTTTCAAAGCTGGTACGATGCAAGCACCCGAAAAGCACTATCTGCTTTTCTTTGCCTTCGACGACACGGCAGACGCGCGGCCGTTGCTCGAGCCGCGAGCCAAGCGTGCACGCTTCAGCTCCTTCATGCGCTGGAGCTTCTGCACTGCGCTCATGTTCTCAATAGCGAAGGAGACCATAAGTCGCCGCTGATCGCCGAATACCGTCGGGTTGTTGTTCAGCATGCGGAGTGTGTTGAGGGCTACGTTGTGGTTCACAAACTCGATGAAGCCGTACCCGCGCGACACGCCAGCCGTGTCCTTGAGCAGCTTCACATTGCGGATGGGGCCGTACTTGCCCCACTTGCCTTTTTCTGCGTCCTCGGGGTGCTTCTTCAGGTATGCTCGCGCCTGCTCAGCAAAGAGGCGGCGCATGTCGTTCTCTGACATGGTGCGCGGCAGATTGCGCACACTAAGACGCGTCTTGCTAACAAAGTAGTTGCTGTTGGTCAGCTGCTGCTTACGCCCGGCATAGTCGTCCTCGATCATCTGCAGGTAGCGCGGGTGCAGACCcttcgctgcggcggagcCTGGCAGCACCAGACCCTCCTGCAAGAGGTACAAGTTGCGCGGATCGTCTGCTGCCACCTTagtgcgcttcttcttcttctgctGTGCACTCACCGCCTCCTGAGTGTCGGATCTCGATagcacgcgcagcaccgtAAACTTGGTGTCGCGCATCGTGAGAAACGGGTCGCGTACAACGAAGGAGTCGGTGCGCATCTTATGCATGAGCCGCTTCGCTTGGTGATGGGAGAGGCTCTCGGTCTGCGCCTTCATGTCCTCTCGTCCTACCGCCGACAACTCACGCGCGTTCTGCTGGGCGTAGTCGAATATCTTTcccgccacctccgcagaGCCGCAGTGCACGAAGCCGGTACCGGAGAGCGCCTTGCTCGCACGGTTGCGCACCAGCAGTACACGCTTGACGGCACTAAAGTGGGTCTTGAAGTACGtcatcagctcctcctcactTGTATCAAGCGGCAGGTTCTTGAGAAACAACTGCGTCTCGAGCGGGTCGCGCTGAttcagccgctcctccttctcctcgtcgACATCGCTTTGCAcctcgccatcctcgtcatcgccgtcgcgcttGAAATTGAAGGTGTtctcctcgtcatcgccgtcgtcgtcaccgctgTGGACGCGCTTGCGGCTATCCTTCTTCTTGTCCTTCAGCGTGTTGGCCCCGCCCGTGTACACCTTCGCAAGTGCCGTCTTCCAGCTCGGCTTCTTCTTCTGCAACTTGGTGCGTATCTGCTTTCGAATGCGCTGTTGCGCCTTCTTTTTGCGGAGGGACGACGGTGTCGCCTTGCGCTTCACTGTGCTCTTGGCCATTACCCACTGTCGGTATGAGTCTGTGAGTatgtggagggaggagcggcagacTCCGTTGCGGTCTGCGAAAGGAGGCCGGCACGCGTCGATGAGAGGGGTCGCGGGTTGCGACAGACGTACGATGTGCCGGCGGAAGTGTAAGACGAGGTCAGCAGtaccacacacgcacacaacaaagTGAAATATGTTTCCTTCATGTAGAGAAGGCGGAGAAAGaggcagagacagagaggcgcgcgtgtgcgtgtacgccGTGCGTCGGCCAAATGCGAGGGAATGGGCCGAGTACAGGCGCAAAGGCGGCGAGACGGCACCGGAAAGCGTAAAAAGtgagcagcgagagagagggagggatgtAGACACCCACAGACATGCACGTGCACATACcttacgcacacacatatatatgtacgtGTATGAAGACGTAGCAGCCGAGGGAAGGCGGCATcaacgccgccggtgcctTCAGGCCGCACACATCGTACCAAACACAAAAAACCCTCCGCACGTATTCGCCAAGAGTGCTGCGTatcgcgtgtgtgtgtgtgtgtgtgtgtgtgtgtgtgtcataCCTCCTGCTCGCCTTCACCGCAGATGGACGGCGAGCGGAATCGAGGCAGACCCGCTGCACATACGCACCGAGAGGGGGTGAGAGCTGCTGAGATGAGAGGATATGCAagatgagggagagacacTAGGCCCACTCGACCCTGCACGCAAAACGCCGTTGCAGGGCCGCCCTCTCGTTACCCGAGTCCGTCTCCTCGTCGCttccccatcaccaccgccaccacgccacCCCTCACTTCGTGTTTCTGCTAATACGTGCTTTCGATTCAACGCGTGTTGGAGCCTCTACAACATACGCCGGCGCCAACCACGCACATCAACTTGAcgaacaaaacaaaaacgaaaTCGAAGGGGAGATGATGAAAAAGGGCAGCAGGGGACACCCTGGCACAGCCGTGCGTgccacccctcctccgctttccTCCCCGCcatctccccttctctccctccagcATACCACTGTGCTTCTCTGGCATGTAGACAACAAGAGTGAGGCACgccagagaaagagaaaaggCACGAGAGAATGTGGTAGCACTGGAGGAAAGGTTCACGGATGCCGGTGAGACGGTGGCGTGAGACAGGGCGGGTGATAacagaaggggaggggggagctATCTGTCACCTCGGGGATCCCTTGTCGagcctctgtgtgcgcgtgtcaaTGTCTTCCAAGGGTCACCCCGGAGTAACGCACCTTCGCCTTCGCTTTCACGCGGCCGTACGTGTCTTCCGTCCcctcgcccctctcccccctcccggtCTCTAACGAGCTCTGTCCCCTTTCAAACCACAATCCACTTGCGGGTACCTCGTCTTTCCAACATCCGTTCTCTCTGccagccacacacacgcgcacgtccaCAAACATCTTCTGCACGTcaacacacaggcgcacgcgcatcgGCATTGGACCCAACAGACACGAATGCCACACGCAGCACGACAGCGCGCCTTCTCTACATGTCCACCAGCCGAGAGAGCTTCTGAATGCGGTTCAGCAGCAGGTCGCCGCTCTTCACAATACGGTGGTAGTCGAAGTTCGTCGTGTCGCCGCGGTATGTCTCGACACTGCCGTCGACGCGGTCGACCTTGCACGCGATGCGCTCGTTGGAGATCAGCGTGCACAACATACTGtccagcgccggcaccggAATACCGAAGGCCGAACCCATCGACTCCAGCGTGACACTGCTGTATGAATCCAGGAACTGCGTGAAGATGAGCACCCGCATCTCGCGGAAGAAGTAGCTCACGTGCGGAGAGAGGTAGACAACCTTGCGCAGATGCTGGCACACCACCTCCAGATTGGGGAACACCTTGTTGTACTGGCAGTCGTAGATCGAGTTCACCAACTCCCGCACATCGTCGACGCCGGTGCGGTTAACCTCGGGACTATACACGATAcgcttgcgcagctccggcCGGCTGAGGACCGGGAGACTTGCGACTACGGTAATGAAAACGAAGTCCTGAAACGTCAGCAGCTCGCCAGCCGCAAACGTCGTGATGgagtcgagcagcagcgccgacccACGCTCGAAGTCGCGAATAAACACGTGGTAGATGCCCTCGTACACGCGCAGGCGGTTGCGGCGCTCCCAGTCGCCGTCCTTCATGAGACGATGTGCGTCCGTGATACCCTTGGCGGCAATATCGTTGTCGGAAAAGGCAATGCCGAGACGAATGCGCTGGAAGTACAGGTCCAGCTTCGGGCCTGTCGCGAGCGTCTTGGCGGCGCACTCCTCGTTCGTCTTCATGCACATCTCGAGGTCTCCAATGCGGGCGTAGTGATCACACTTGGCCTGTAGCACATCGCGCACCTCCGTGTCGCCGAGGTTGTCAACCGCATCCTTCAGCCGCGCGTCGAAGGCAGCCACCTTCTTGGCGTTGATGGCGTCCATCTCTGCCAGCTTCGACTCATCGAGCGGGACCCCGAGAGCCTCGCAGACTAAGCGGATGTAGGGTGCCATGTTGtgcttctccatctcctccatcatcgccgccttggccgtctctcgctcctcAGAGGAGCTCCACGGCGAAGTCAGCGTGTGACGGATATACAGCAGCGTGAGCAGTGGGTCTACCGGGATGTCGGCATCGTCCACCTCCGGCGCGGGATCCTCTT contains these protein-coding regions:
- a CDS encoding putative RNA-binding protein — its product is MAKSTVKRKATPSSLRKKKAQQRIRKQIRTKLQKKKPSWKTALAKVYTGGANTLKDKKKDSRKRVHSGDDDGDDEENTFNFKRDGDDEDGEVQSDVDEEKEERLNQRDPLETQLFLKNLPLDTSEEELMTYFKTHFSAVKRVLLVRNRASKALSGTGFVHCGSAEVAGKIFDYAQQNARELSAVGREDMKAQTESLSHHQAKRLMHKMRTDSFVVRDPFLTMRDTKFTVLRVLSRSDTQEAVSAQQKKKKRTKVAADDPRNLYLLQEGLVLPGSAAAKGLHPRYLQMIEDDYAGRKQQLTNSNYFVSKTRLSVRNLPRTMSENDMRRLFAEQARAYLKKHPEDAEKGKWGKYGPIRNVKLLKDTAGVSRGYGFIEFVNHNVALNTLRMLNNNPTVFGDQRRLMVSFAIENMSAVQKLQRMKELKRARLARGSSNGRASAVSSKAKKSR
- a CDS encoding proteasome regulatory non-ATP-ase subunit,putative, translating into MSSPPPPRNIEADLHKNEEEDPAPEVDDADIPVDPLLTLLYIRHTLTSPWSSSEERETAKAAMMEEMEKHNMAPYIRLVCEALGVPLDESKLAEMDAINAKKVAAFDARLKDAVDNLGDTEVRDVLQAKCDHYARIGDLEMCMKTNEECAAKTLATGPKLDLYFQRIRLGIAFSDNDIAAKGITDAHRLMKDGDWERRNRLRVYEGIYHVFIRDFERGSALLLDSITTFAAGELLTFQDFVFITVVASLPVLSRPELRKRIVYSPEVNRTGVDDVRELVNSIYDCQYNKVFPNLEVVCQHLRKVVYLSPHVSYFFREMRVLIFTQFLDSYSSVTLESMGSAFGIPVPALDSMLCTLISNERIACKVDRVDGSVETYRGDTTNFDYHRIVKSGDLLLNRIQKLSRLVDM